A single genomic interval of Amblyomma americanum isolate KBUSLIRL-KWMA chromosome 11, ASM5285725v1, whole genome shotgun sequence harbors:
- the LOC144110618 gene encoding uncharacterized protein LOC144110618, whose amino-acid sequence MKIAVIAIFLLIVLETAFAGKTQACGEAVSGVATTTLTTRAAWKKRRGKTDDRGETVSRVAVTAQSTRATTLSTRATTQSTRATTLSTRTTTQSARATTKKRRGPSCPAGEEFRLGSICGDRCGTVGRIVCPYSLLYGCHCSEGLVRRQSDNKCIPKDQCNKEKEGRRKIGKRGHRRN is encoded by the exons ATGAAAATAGCTGTCATTGCCATCTTCTTGTTGATTGTTCTGGAAACTGCTTTTGCTG GCAAGACACAGGCTTGTGGGGAGGCTGTGTCAGGCGTTGCAACAACCACGCTGACTACAAGAGCAGCCTGGAaaaagaggcgag GCAAGACAGATGATCGAGGGGAGACTGTGTCACGAGTTGCAGTGACCGCGCAGAGCACAAGGGCAACCACGCTTAGTACAAGGGCAACCACGCAGAGCACAAGAGCAACCACGCTGAGTACAAGGACAACCACACAGAGTGCAAGGGCAACCacgaagaagaggcgag GACCATCATGCCCCGCGGGCGAAGAGTTCAGACTTGGCAGCATCTGCGGGGACAGGTGCGGCACTGTAGGCCGTATCGTTTGCCCTTACTCGTTGTTATACGGATGTCATTGCTCGGAAGGCTTGGTCCGGAGACAGTCAGACAATAAGTGCATCCCCAAGGACCAgtgcaacaaagaaaaagaaggccGCAGGAAGATCGGAAAACGTGGACACCGGAGAAATTAA
- the LOC144110386 gene encoding uncharacterized protein LOC144110386 isoform X2: protein MRAVHTTILALLLLEVAFAGFGASAPAPGPTEAETTEFKFPGDPGFKARSCSEGEELRNGVSCEKMCEKIPDIRRKCHKKQLYKCFCKKGWILRPSDDKCITTEECSASLA from the exons ATGAGGGCGGTTCATACTACTATCTTAGCATTGCTTCTTCTGGAAGTCGCCTTTGCTG GCTTCGGCGCTTCGGCCCCAGCTCCAGGCCCAACAGAGGCGGAGACGACAGAGTTCAAGTTTCCCGGAGATCCTGGATTTAAAG CCCGGTCATGCTCCGAGGGCGAAGAGTTAAGGAATGGTGTCTCCTGCGAGAAGATGTGCGAGAAGATCCCTGACATCCGCAGAAAGTGCCATAAAAAGCAGCTGTACAAATGTTTTTGCAAGAAAGGCTGGATCCTGAGACCATCTGACGACAAATGCATCACCACTGAGGAGTGCAGTGCCAGCCTTGCGTAG
- the LOC144110386 gene encoding uncharacterized protein LOC144110386 isoform X1 gives MRAVHTTILALLLLEVAFAGFGASAPAPGPTEAETTEFKFPGDPGFKAPPCADGEEFGGGGACENECRKKEENSKDVPICTFEAVLKCFCKKGWIRRLSDGKCITIEECNASLA, from the exons ATGAGGGCGGTTCATACTACTATCTTAGCATTGCTTCTTCTGGAAGTCGCCTTTGCTG GCTTCGGCGCTTCGGCCCCAGCTCCAGGCCCAACAGAGGCGGAGACGACAGAGTTCAAGTTTCCCGGAGATCCTGGATTTAAAG CCCCGCCATGCGCCGACGGCGAGGAGTTCGGGGGTGGTGGCGCCTGCGAGAATGAGTGCAGGAAGAAGGAGGAGAACTCTAAAGACGTTCCAATTTGCACTTTTGAGGCGGTGTTGAAATGTTTTTGCAAGAAAGGCTGGATCCGGAGGCTATCTGACGGCAAATGCATCACCATTGAGGAGTGCAATGCGAGCCTAGCGTAG